The following are encoded in a window of Esox lucius isolate fEsoLuc1 chromosome 14, fEsoLuc1.pri, whole genome shotgun sequence genomic DNA:
- the LOC105024180 gene encoding apoptosis-associated speck-like protein containing a CARD, translating into MASVEEQLLAVLEDLGSADLKRFQWHLTLPVLEQCPSIPKCKLEKSSRIETVDQMVATYKAAGAVDITRAVLTKMNFISLVEKLETVPSSSGPPGNSLSATSSPQEFLKKNKAALETRISNIRPILCALEEDEVLSLEEREMVESKTTNTEKNVALLSMVIKKGAQEHFYKALKKSDKFLVQSLEG; encoded by the exons ATGGCCTCTGTCGAGGAACAACTGCTGGCAGTTTTAGAGGATCTAGGCTCAGCTGACCTGAAGAGATTTCAGTGGCACCTGACCTTACCTGTCTTGGAACAATGTCCGTCGATCCCAAAATGCAAACTGGAGAAATCTTCCAGGATTGAAACTGTGGATCAGATGGTAGCAACATACAAGGCTGCAGGTGCTGTGGACATCACACGTGCAGTCCTGACGAAGATGAATTTCATCAGTCTTGTGGAGAAGTTAGAGACAG TCCCATCATCTTCAGGACCACCAGGCAACAGCCTTTCTGCAACATCTTCACCCCAAGAGTTCCTAAAGAAGAACAAGGCGGCTCTGGAGACCAGGATTAGCAACATTCGTCCTATACTGTGTGCTCTCGAGGAAGATGAGGTTCTGAGTttggaggaaagagagatggtTGAAAGCAAGACCACAAATACAGAGAAGAACGTAGCTCTTCTGAGCATGGTTATAAAGAAGGGGGCACAGGAGCATTTTTACAAGGCCCTGAAGAAATCTGACAAGTTCCTAGTGCAAAGCCTGGAGGGATAG